tttttcttctttctcatCATTTTGTCTCTTTTGTTTTTTCTTTGCTTGTACTTCCTtttgaaaaaaaataaagcCCATTGTAGAAAAAATTCATAAGATAAGAAGCTGAGTCAGTGTGCTCTTTCAGGTATTAAAACCTGTCAACTAAATCTCAAATGCGATGGTTGTCTATAATGTGAACACTTGTAATATTCGCGATACGATACGTACCTCTTCGCTACTATCGTCATCGCTCGACACGTACTCTTTTGACTTTGGCATTTTTTATACTAGCGTGATCACCTAAAACAATCTCAGGTAAAGCAAAAGATCATCTTTAAATGAAAAAATCACATTACTTACacacaatattattattattatttatgcaAAATTAATGCGATGAATGAATGAAATTGTTAGGTACGTTGAATAAAGTCAAATGGGCGAGAGCGGTCAACGAAGAAGGAAAAacgagagagaaaaagagaattTGTAACCTTCGAATAACATCGATTAAACGAGTCACTTTTTAAGAATGAGAATTCAATGCGACAATGGAGAAAGAACGAAAATTAAAGTTACTGATGCATATATACGATTAATGTTTACTATAATCTTTTATGTTGAAGCTGTAACCAATATGTCGGTACAAATATATACGTATGTACTTATATTATGTACCTTCTATAAATATATTCCGATAATGTAAAGCGATGCAGCGATTTAGAAAAAAGATTCACTGAATCGTGTCAGGATACAATTATGTCCTGAATTTCACCAACGAGGAACGAAACGTTAAAGAAGGACTCAAGATGCAGTACTCTAAAGACACGGTTAAACAGTTACAGCAGCTATTCTCACGTTTCGTGTTACGTCCATGTTCACGACCATTCACGACGTCCAAATTCCGGTTCGAATTGCGAATATCGATTGccgtttctctctctctctctctctctctctctctctctctctctctctctctctcactgtcGACGCGAGCTACGCTACTTACGTCTTCCCTTGATAAATGAGGAAATCGAGGGGAAAATGTGTAGTAATATCAAATGTATGGAGAGCATTAAACACCGACGTCCATTGGTTAGGTATTTTTTGcaaatttttagaaaattttctttaaagtttacaACTCCGTATTACAAGGTAACGATGGAGGGAAAACATTTTTTGCGTTAAACTTTTAAAAGAAGCCGATAAATGATTAGGCATTTAAGAGATACATAGGGATTTGCATATTATACTAAACAAATTTTGCATGTAGGTACGTAGTAGTAAAGGTACAACAAAATAAGAAagcaatttttctattttttcttttctttttttttgtcaATGTACATTTACATGTAATTATTTGTAACGTTAAAAGATTCGTTCCCCTTATAAACGATGCGTTGTAACGTATTACACAGTATATACGTTACGTGTTAACGTCGAGTTAATGACAAAGATGAAGCAAATTGCTTTCGCCCTTGTACATACATCGAACATTCCCATAATTCCTATCGAACACGTAACGCTAACGATACGCGTTATTATCCGTGAAACGTACGTAATTCTTCTACATACATAAATACGCTGCTCGAACAAGGGGTGCAACGATGCGACATCTTTATAGCTACATGTTTGCGACTAGAAATATTATTTGTAGTATCTCGTGACAATAACgcgttatttatttcgtatctcgTATCGTACTTTCGTATGTACACGAATGTATAGAAATAATATCGATCTAATGTATCTTGTATTTCACAAGAACACGCGTCATCATCGAAGATCATCCTCGTTCCGTTGCGTTACATTTGTCAATTTAGTATCACACTTTTCATATTTGATGAGGACATTCTCCTGTTTGTTCTCGCTCTATGTACTCGACGAGGACACCGAGGAATTCGATTTTAAACATCATCGGCCGGCATTCGAGATGCGCGAGTCAAGGGCCGTCGACTGTCCTCATCCGATCCGTATGTAATCTCTTCGTCCGATCCATAAATAACATCTTCGTCGGAATCGTTGATCATAGAAAATGCAGGATTATCCTTCGTAATAGTAGAGTCTGGAAATGAATCGGAGAATCTTGTATCTCTGATGAGATACGTATGCATAGTTTATCTTTCGCTTGACTCGAATACACACGCGATGTACTTACGTTGACCGTAGACTTGTTGATGCGAAGGAGCGTACACATAAGCCATTGTGTACAAGTAAAAATTCAGGAGCCCGTACAAAGCCATAAATTGAGCCGAAGAACGATAATAAGTTGTGAGACGAGATGCAAAACTATCTTCGAAAATACCAGCTCCGAATTGTCGCGCAGTCACGCAACCGCAAACCGATGAAACAACTCCGGCAAGTAATGTTAGAAAGCGTAAACGGAGATCTGGAAGGAACGATGATGTGCATAGAGAGATGTCAAATGTAAAGCGCGTGATATAAAGCAAGGGGTAACGTAATTGATACCAAAGTACGGCATGGATCGCAATTCGCTGTACGCTCTTAATATCAGGAGAAGCAGATACGCAATATAAAAACCTCCTACTGTGAAGAAAAACACTTTGAATCCCTGTAATcatgtagatccttattgctcGCTAGAAATTCGCTAGTATCATCGGTCAGATCgagtctttctctctctctctctctctctctctctctctctctctctctctctctctccctcccacCCTCGAAacttacaaaataattagatgtATCGAGAACGTAATTGTAAGTAGGATCTTCCAATTCCGTGCAACGAAGCCAAGTTGCTAGGACGAGGGCCGAACACCATAATAAACCCACCACTAGTACTTTTGGCAAATAAAATGTCACAAGACGTCTTTCGTTCTGTTAGGAGGAAAGAAATTATAATTAGGTTGAATACACTTGTATGACACAGTGTGACAGGATTTGTGCGCAACGTACGAACAGAAGGAAATGATCGAACCTGTCGGAGACCGTGATAGACGCACAACCAAAACATGAGAACTGCACAGAGGAAGGTCGTTTGCAAAATTGCATCTACCATACCAGGTACCCAAGAATTGAGCAAAAACGTCATAGGAAACAATGGATCTGGATagatacatataaaaatatacatatatgtgtccGTTACAATTCatagaaatatagaaatatttgtaGTATAGAAATGGGAGCACAAGTAATTATATCGCGCGTGCATAGACGCGTATCTATCGTTAATCTACTGTGTTAGGTCTTACTGTTATATAAAATTAGTAATGGAAGTAATATAGAGATCCATTTTTGTTCTATCGACCAATCGTGCAGCGGATATTTTCGAAGGGAATGTCCAAACCAACACTGAAACATCAACGAAGCGTAAAACGGTATACATATTATGTGCGTCGATATTCCGAATAACGACAGCCGAATGAACAGCTCTGTTCCTTACCATAACTCCAAATGCGGTCAATAGGAAGATAAAACGAAACCAAATCTCGAGCTCCGTAAACGCTGGATTATAGTTCTTGAACTGTGAACGAACAAGAATATTATTTAAGTACGATCGCCGTTTCGATTCTGGAAAACATTACGTTGCGACGTCCTATTTTGGTTCGTAGCGCTTACTGACGTAGAATGTGAGTTCACGTATGTTATAACGTTGATGGAAGCTCTCAAGTCCATGAAAACGGACGGTAATTATATAGCGACTGTAATCGAGAAATCCGAGGTGAGCAACTACGAGTTCCTCGCACGTCTGTCTCTCGCACTTCAAATGCCTGGTTCTACGGAGGAAACAAGCAAAGCGTCGCCTTTTAGTCGAATTCGTACAACGCACTACCTAGTCTTCGCTACGCACCTGTTGCGACCGGTTTCCGAAGGCAGAACAGGCATAAGCTTATGATCGGTAGTAATACCATCTATAGAGATACCAATTTGGAAACTTTCGTCGTATCTTTCATCTGCAACATTCAAACAGCAACGATGATGATTTACGCGTTTAAGAAGAAACTTACTATAAACTTTTTCATCGTTTCGTAACCGTGATACCATCGTTATTAGACGTCAGCAATTTTCCAATGACCCATAACTGTTGACTGTAAGCTGATAACAAGGGCGTTTTCATGATAAAGGGGCCAGTAGCTACTTCGCTACCGTTTAAGCGAGCCCTTTGTTCGATAGTGGACGTAATAGGGGGACCTGTATCGGAACGACAGAAGAAAAGTATGCGTATCATCGGTATTATCACCTTTCTCTAGAAACTGCAGCAAGTGGTTGCATACCTGCCAGTCCAATGAATACAGCTAATCCGAAACAAGCAAAGAAAGCAACAAATACCATAACGAACTCTCTCTTATGCATAGAGTACAATCGCATCTGCACTGATCTGTAACGTGTAATCGACATTATGTAGAATGTGTTAAAGTTACCATATGgtgttttctttctttctttttaatgTAAATACCTTTCGCATCGATCATGATGGTAAGCAGGTGCAATGTATTTGTTGAACTCGCCAAAAAGATCACCAAACTGCGAAAGAACGTTTCTGACTCTGAGATTCCATCCTGGAGAGGGAAGCTGATACGAGTATCCTAACCCAGAACCATCCATCTTTACGTCGATCCTACGACAAAGTTtcaaataaaagaaattttattCGTAAAAGAGTTTGCGTTTATAACGCGCAACAACAAATATATTGGTATGTACGTAGCAGCAGAAATCATATTACCTTCCCATTTAACAACGACGGTACGACAGATTTTTTCTTCGCGGTCTAGAAATGTTTGCAACAACATTGGCCGGTATACCAAAATTTTATAAGCTTGAAAAGTTAAacattgagggatgaagtttgaaagatatagtcggaaatataaagaaaaaataggaTGAAACACGTACGATGCGCGCAACGAAAACGACAGACATTACATCGACGCGTTCtgttcagttctcagttctgttATTGATTTTTACGAGCTCTAATGCGACACGATACATAGAGGGTTGCTAACGTGTCGCATGGCCTCGCCAACATTTCTTCTCGCATGATATGGATTGGATTGGACGAACAAATTGGACGAACGATGGATTCTAAAAGCGATAAAACAATTGGTTCCTCGAATTGGAAGAAAAATTGGCATAACATAGATTATGGATACTTAAAAGCGTTGATCAGTTGGTGGAATAGCAGCTGGAATAAATGTTTATTTAAGTTGTTAGTTGAAATACATATGCAGATCACGGTAAAGATGATATTACTTTTCGAAAACAACCGCGATCGTTGCAGAAACTACacgtgtatgtatgtatgtatgatgtatgtatgtatgtatgtatgcatgtatgtatgtatgtatgcatgtatgtatgtatgtacgggTAATAAGAGAAACAAGTGATCGTCagcattattaaattaatatatcAGTTTATTGTTGAAAAATGTTGACGATTCACAAATAACTGATAAATCGCAAATCGGTTATGAAATATTTGTTGGAATAAACCTCCCTTCTGCATATTTCCATCCTTATTAGTAGGTACGTTTTGCGATAGAAAAAATTATATACAAGTAGACAGTTACATCTACATTCGTTTCTAGAGAGAAAAATCGGGAATGGTCTCTTAATCCCAGTATTTGATCTTTCCATCCCAACCGGCCGTTGCCAGTCTCGAAGGCTCATGAGGATGCCACAATACACCGATGCAGACACCATCGTGTGCTTTCCATTTTTTGTACAACTTTGTCGTTTTCCAATCCCAAATGTAACATTTTCCGTCTGCATCGCCCGACACGAGATAACTAAAGAAAaggataaaaacgaataattgattagAAGGCGCGTCGCGCAAGCGAAATCGTAAGTTAGAAATAACCCTCTCACCTCATGTCAGGAGAAAAATCTAAACCGCACGCGTAACCAGCAACCATGTGACCCGTGAACGTTTTCTTACGATTCATTTTAAACCTGTTCAGCGCAGAGAATATCACAATTTTGTTGTCCATACTCTGACAAGCGAGCCACTTTTGATTCGGAGAAGGTGTAACCGCAGGCATAGAATGCATGGAAGGATCGGCTATGTACTTCATATCGACTGGTATATCCCTATATTGAAAAACATGAATGAAATTTCAATGAAATAGATGAAGAAAGGAACGGTTAGAAAGATAGCTTTCGCAAAGAAGGAAAAgtaaaaaggaaagaaaaagggaaagaggaaagaaagggagaaggagaaggagaaggagaaggagaaggagaaggagaaggagaaggagaaggaggagaaggagaaggagaaggaggAAAAAGAAAAGGAGAACGACAACGATGACAATAGATCCGTAGCTATCGTGACTATCAGTGCAAACGACCTGAACGACGTACCATTCCCAAACTCGTAAGCTCTTATCGTCTGACGTCGTTACAAATCTGCGGTTCTCATCCACAAAAGTTATCGTGTTCACAGCCCCCAAATGTCTGTCGTATTCTTGTGTTATTTCGCCGGAACGAACGTCCCACTAGAAGAAACAATGCGTGTAAATGATTGTTAAAAGATTAATCGAATTTCGAAGAAAATTTGTCGCGCATATGCTTGCAACTTACGCAAATAATCTTTTTATCGCTAGTGCCTGCTACGAATAAGTGTTGCTTGTCCGGATCTGGATTAAATTTCACACAATACGGAATCTTTCTGCTTGTGAATCGACTTATACAAGCGCCAGTTTCCGTGTCCCATAATTTTACATAACGATCGTATCCTGCTGACAAAAATCTCTTTCCATCGTTATCGAAGCTTATATCTCTCACGGCTTGGCGATGTCCATAATAGGTTCGAATACACCTCCTGTCTTTATAAACTTCCCATAACTGTGCCCAAAATGATGCAAGTGAAAAATTTTCAAGCTCGTTCGTATCTAATTATTCATAATGATTGTCGTAAAAAATAGATGGAATACGTACCTTCACTCTGCAATCCATACTACAAGAAAGCAATAAATGCGCTGTACGCGGATACCATCTGATTTGTGAAATACCCTTGGTGTGACCCTCCCAAGTATGAATTTGCTCTTTCGGTAAGAAACATTTGTCAGGCGGCGATTCTGATCTTAAATTCACCCCAACATCCTGAGGGGCGTGTAAAAACGATCTTCCCTGATAATCCACACTGTCTTTGACTAGAAAACAATTTCATCTTTAGAGGGCCCATGTTAGATTCAGAGTAAAAATGGTTACGATCATACTGTGTAGCACTGTCTTTTCCTCTAGTGGTTTTTCTTCCGTTGGTTTTCCTCTTCTGTTTCTTTTGGCCAATATCTCCTCCAATTCCGCAGCTTCTTCCTCCGTAGGTTTTACTACTCGCTTTTCATCTACATATCCACCCCATGGACCCAAAAATCCTTCTATATCCGCAGGATCGTCGTTTCGGTGTCTTTTTCTCTTATCCGATGGTCTCAACGTCGTACTTtcgaatacagtttttccacctgatTCTTCTGCCGCTTCTTTCGCTCCGATAATCGTTCTACCCTCCTCCGCGCTACCGTCTACGGTCGGATCTAATGCATATCCTGAGAACAGACGAGAGTAACCGACGAATGAAGAGGTGTAGGCAGTGTCGAGAAAGAATCACGATACGCGATCGATTCGATGGTAATACGTACCGTAACTTGCAAAAGTCCGTCTCTGATTTTCAAACTGAAATTCGCTTATATGTGCTTTTTCTACGTATCCGGAGAGCATATTCTTGACGGCACGCTGTTGCTGAGTCTTAAACGGATTCTCCGGTCCGATATCCGGAGCGAACAGTTCTTCGTACTTAGGATTGTGCAACACTTCTGTCGTGCACGAATCTACATGCCTCGCGCATAATTCTGTTCCCTGCAATATATTCAAGTAGTTCAAGTCATTCGTATAATATGGATGAATCAGATTTCGAAAAACGATCGCGATAGAAAAAGCGGTAAATGCACAAACGTAACGTACCGTCGGCACCACTTCCGGCGCAGAGCAAATACGCTGGTTGATGATTGTTGTTATTTTTTCCGACGAAGAGAAAAGCTCGTCGATGGTAGTAGGGACAGCATCGAGTGTTGTGTTATCAACGTTACATTTAACCTTGCTGTTCGCATTCTCGTGCTCGTCTTCCGACTCGCTGTTATTATCGCTGCTACCGTAATCTTTTAAAGCGAGCATTTCCTTTCGATAGAATCGTCCGTGAAATAGTTAAAAATTCATCTGGTCGCGATCATTGAACGATTCCAAAATGAATCGCGCGTAAACGCTGATTGTTGACAACAGACGACATAACATAACCAATAACGAAATAACATAACTGCACATAACTATAAGGCAGAAACTTTCCTTTCACAAGACGAAAACAATGATAGGTATTCGGCAAAGTCGATTTCGTGGCGACACCCGTCGACATCATCGAACACTAGACAAAGCACGAGACAAGTAGTATATAGTAGGGACACTAGAGACGAGCAATATCAGCGTCAACGGAAATCTTGTCCACCTAATCTGTCTCCTGTCCTCGCTAGGAACGCTGCGAAAAACAGCATGAAATAGCGATCCAATCTAGGACACCAAATTTCGTGGCATTCGAAGATTCAGTCGTCACTGGTCGTCACTGTCGTCAGTGATCGTCACTTCGCCGGAGTCAGAGTCGGGAGCAAACGTCGCAAATATATCGCATGCAATCGCATGTGTATTCGATATTCCTATCTGTGCTACAAAATCTTGCGTACGAAATTATACGAAACTAACGTGACGGTGATATTGTCGAACATTATATGAAAAAGAACGATACAAAATGTCGAATATGAGTAACAACAGCGGTAATGACGACAACAAAGGCAACGACAGCAGTACTAGCAATGACAGTAGTGACAATGGAAATAACAACAACAACGACAACAGTAGCAGCGATAACGATAACAATAGTAGGGATAATAAACCAGCTTATGTAGCCAAAGAAAACGTTGAATCGATGCGACATTTACCGAGCGTGAATTTACCCGAAAAAATTTTATT
The Calliopsis andreniformis isolate RMS-2024a chromosome 8, iyCalAndr_principal, whole genome shotgun sequence DNA segment above includes these coding regions:
- the LOC143182415 gene encoding transmembrane protein 181 isoform X1, yielding MGRIDVKMDGSGLGYSYQLPSPGWNLRVRNVLSQFGDLFGEFNKYIAPAYHHDRCERSVQMRLYSMHKREFVMVFVAFFACFGLAVFIGLAGPPITSTIEQRARLNGSEVATGPFIMKTPLLSAYSQQLWVIGKLLTSNNDDERYDESFQIGISIDGITTDHKLMPVLPSETGRNRTRHLKCERQTCEELVVAHLGFLDYSRYIITVRFHGLESFHQRYNIRELTFYFKNYNPAFTELEIWFRFIFLLTAFGVMCWFGHSLRKYPLHDWSIEQKWISILLPLLILYNNPLFPMTFLLNSWVPGMVDAILQTTFLCAVLMFWLCVYHGLRQNERRLVTFYLPKVLVVGLLWCSALVLATWLRCTELEDPTYNYVLDTSNYFGFKVFFFTVGGFYIAYLLLLILRAYSELRSMPYFDLRLRFLTLLAGVVSSVCGCVTARQFGAGIFEDSFASRLTTYYRSSAQFMALYGLLNFYLYTMAYVYAPSHQQVYGQHSTITKDNPAFSMINDSDEDVIYGSDEEITYGSDEDSRRPLTRASRMPADDV
- the LOC143182414 gene encoding pre-mRNA-processing factor 17, which encodes MLALKDYGSSDNNSESEDEHENANSKVKCNVDNTTLDAVPTTIDELFSSSEKITTIINQRICSAPEVVPTGTELCARHVDSCTTEVLHNPKYEELFAPDIGPENPFKTQQQRAVKNMLSGYVEKAHISEFQFENQRRTFASYGYALDPTVDGSAEEGRTIIGAKEAAEESGGKTVFESTTLRPSDKRKRHRNDDPADIEGFLGPWGGYVDEKRVVKPTEEEAAELEEILAKRNRRGKPTEEKPLEEKTVLHIKDSVDYQGRSFLHAPQDVGVNLRSESPPDKCFLPKEQIHTWEGHTKGISQIRWYPRTAHLLLSCSMDCRVKLWEVYKDRRCIRTYYGHRQAVRDISFDNDGKRFLSAGYDRYVKLWDTETGACISRFTSRKIPYCVKFNPDPDKQHLFVAGTSDKKIICWDVRSGEITQEYDRHLGAVNTITFVDENRRFVTTSDDKSLRVWEWDIPVDMKYIADPSMHSMPAVTPSPNQKWLACQSMDNKIVIFSALNRFKMNRKKTFTGHMVAGYACGLDFSPDMSYLVSGDADGKCYIWDWKTTKLYKKWKAHDGVCIGVLWHPHEPSRLATAGWDGKIKYWD
- the LOC143182415 gene encoding transmembrane protein 181 isoform X2; translation: MGRIDVKMDGSGLGYSYQLPSPGWNLRVRNVLSQFGDLFGEFNKYIAPAYHHDRCERSVQMRLYSMHKREFVMVFVAFFACFGLAVFIGLAGPPITSTIEQRARLNGSEVATGPFIMKTPLLSAYSQQLWVIGKLLTSNNDDERYDESFQIGISIDGITTDHKLMPVLPSETGRNRTRHLKCERQTCEELVVAHLGFLDYSRYIITVRFHGLESFHQRYNIRELTFYFKNYNPAFTELEIWFRFIFLLTAFGVMNERRLVTFYLPKVLVVGLLWCSALVLATWLRCTELEDPTYNYVLDTSNYFGFKVFFFTVGGFYIAYLLLLILRAYSELRSMPYFDLRLRFLTLLAGVVSSVCGCVTARQFGAGIFEDSFASRLTTYYRSSAQFMALYGLLNFYLYTMAYVYAPSHQQVYGQHSTITKDNPAFSMINDSDEDVIYGSDEEITYGSDEDSRRPLTRASRMPADDV